From the Anguilla anguilla isolate fAngAng1 chromosome 6, fAngAng1.pri, whole genome shotgun sequence genome, one window contains:
- the gfi1aa gene encoding growth factor independent 1A transcription repressor a translates to MPRSFLVKSKRAHSYHQPRSFEDDYSRLDTILAHICAESKTPEVSGHRSGALAANARGRVSPESHMVDTADLSSKSPGSCEGSVCGRSSDYEDFWRPPSPSASPDSDKSFTPSVDETQPFAIPFRPYAWSNYSGSELRNLVQQSYHHHPITLDRSSTLGLYGERGADASLLTERDPGLYSDYCSATGLYERRTNPRLYSDHNMLKKAPEIKSESGLLCNTLLLNGSYKCIKCSKVFSTPHGLEVHVRRSHSGTRPFACELCGKTFGHAVSLEQHKAVHSQERSFDCKICGKSFKRSSTLSTHLLIHSDTRPYPCQYCGKRFHQKSDMKKHTFIHTGEKPHKCQVCGKAFSQSSNLITHSRKHTGFKPFGCDLCGKGFQRKVDLRRHKETQHGIK, encoded by the exons ATGCCGAGGTCGTTCCTGGTGAAGAGCAAGCGCGCTCACAGCTACCACCAGCCACGGTCATTTGAAGATGACTACAGCAGACTAGACACTATTTTAGCTCATATATGCGCAG AAAGCAAGACTCCAGAAGTGTCAGGACACCGCTCGGGGGCCCTGGCCGCCAATGCGCGAGGCAGGGTTTCCCCGGAGTCTCATATGGTGGACACCGCTGACCTGTCCTCTAAGTCGCCTGGCAGTTGTGAAGGCAGTGTGTGCGGCCGGTCCTCGGACTACGAAGACTTCTGGAGACCCCCGTCACCCTCTGCATCACCAG ATTCGGACAAGTCTTTCACACCCTCGGTGGATGAGACCCAGCCGTTCGCAATACCCTTCCGACCCTATGCTTGGAGCAATTATTCCGGGTCCGAACTCAGGAACCTCGTACAGCAATCGTATCATCACCACCCGATAACTTTGGACCGCAGCTCCACGCTGGGACTTTacggggagagaggggccgATGCATCCTTACTAACTGAACGGGATCCTGGACTTTACAGCGATTACTGCTCGGCAACAGGGCTTTATGAAAGGCGCACCAATCCCAGACTGTACTCGGACCACAACATGCTCAAGAAGGCTCCGGAAATTAAGTCGGAGTCAGGCCTGCTCTGCAACACTCTCCTGCTGAACGGATCGTACAAGTGCATCAAATGTAGCAAA GTGTTTTCCACACCGCACGGCCTGGAGGTTCATGTTCGTAGGTCGCACAGTGGCACCAGGCCCTTCGCGTGCGAGTTGTGTGGGAAAACCTTTGGGCACGCGGTCAGCCTGGAGCAGCACAAAGCTGTTCACTCTCAG GAGAGAAGCTTTGACTGCAAAATCTGCGGAAAAAGTTTCAAAAGGTCATCCACTCTGTCCACTCACCTGCTGATCCATTCCGATACCAGACCGTACCCCTGTCAGTACTGCGGTAAAAGATTTCACCAGAAGTCAGACATGAAAAAACACACCTTCATTCATACAG GTGAGAAGCCACACAAGTGCCAGGTCTGCGGAAAAGCCTTCAGTCAGAGCTCCAATCTCATAACTCACAGCCGTAAACACACCGGCTTCAAACCGTTTGGATGCGACCTCTGCGGGAAGGGGTTCCAGAGGAAAGTGGACTTGAGACGACACAAAGAAACGCAACACGGGATAAAATAA